TTGAGGACGTGCAGCGTGCGAGTCATGGGCCCATTGTCGTCGGGTTCGGGCGACGGATCCAGGTGGTGCCTCGGTGGTGGTTCCGCGACGCCTCGGGCATCCGTCACACCGCGTCCGCGCTACGCCCCGTGCTGCGGTGACCGAGCGCCCCCACCGTCACGACGAGCAAGCCCATCGCGACGGCAACGATGACGAATACCGGTGTACTGCCGTGGTCTTCGAGCACCGGCAGCAGGATGAACGGCAAGAACGCCGTGACGAGCTTGCTCAACGAGTACGCCGCGCCGGCAGCCGTGCCACGGATCGCCGTCGGGTACGAATCGGCGAGATACACGTGGTACGCGTTCGAGAACAGGTTCGACGCGCACGAGTACAGGAAGCCGGCGGCGATGATCTGAGCCGTCGACGACGCGAATCCGAACCACAGGCCGAAGATCGCCATGAGCGTCGCCGTCGCCATGACGAGGTACTTGCGCTCGATGCGCTCGACGATCGGCACGGCCAGCAGCGACCCGAGCGGGTAGCCGAGGTAGCTGAGCGCGACGAACAGCAGCGAGCTCGTGACGCTGTAGCCCTTCGCGACGAGGACGAGCGGCGCCACTGTCCCGAAGCCGTAGTAGCCGAACACCTCGAGGGCCGACAGCAGCCACAACATGATCGTGCGCTTCGTGTACGGCGCCTTGAACAGCGACGCCATCGAGACCTGACGGGACGCGACGGGCGTGAGCGACGCGTCCGGCTCGGCGAGGGTGTGGCCCTCGGCGCGCGCGGCGTCCTCGAACTCGCGGGTGATCGCGTCGGCCTCGTCGTGACGGCCCTGCGCCTCGAGCCAGCGTGGCGACTCGGGCAACCCGGTACGCACGGCCCACACGACGATCGAGCCGATCGCGCCGAAGACGAACAGCCAGCGCCACCCGTCGATGCCGAACGGCGTCATCGGCACGAGCCAGCGCGCGAGGAAGCCGACCGTCGGCACCCCGAGGAAGCTGATCGTGTACGCCCACGAGATGAACTGCCCGCGCTTGTTCTTCGGCAGGATGTCGGACAGGTAGGAGTCGCCGAGCGCGTACTCGCCGCCGATGCCGATGCCCGCGAAGAACCGCGTGATGACGAGCCACGCCGCGTTCGGGCTGAACGCGCCCGCGAGCGAGAACGCCGAGTAGAGCGCGAGGTTGACCATGAACGCCTTGCGCCGCCCGATGCGGTCGGCGAGGCGCCCCATGAACAGCGCCCCGATGAACTGCCCGATGAACGCCGACGCGAGCACCCACTTGAGCACGTCGCCCTTCAGCGCGAAGTCTTCCTTCAGCACCGCGGCGATCGTCGAGGCGAGAAAATTCTCGTACGCGTCGAAGAACAACCCGAGGCCGATGACGCCCGTGGCGAGCAGATGCTTGCGTGTGATCGGGAGCCGGTCGAGGCGTGCGGCGACCGACGTCCCCGTCGCGGGTGCCACCGACGCATTGGGCAGCGATGCTTCTGTCATCGCGGCAGCCTAGCCGCGGTGAGACTCGCGCACTAGGTTGAGGTCGGACAGCGATACACGGCATGCGGTCGGCTCGGGCCGACCGCATGGCGGTGGCGACGGACGGACGATGCTCGGCCGCCACACCCACGTGACGAGAGGACACCCGAATGCAGCGCGAATCCCGCGACGCTCACATCCGCCGCTACTACGAGGTCGTCGACGCCGGCGACGTCGAGGGCGTGCTCGACATCTTCACCGACGACGCCACCTACTGCCGCCCCGGATACGAACCCATGGCCGGCCGCGAGGCGCTGCGGGCGTTCTACTCGGGCGATCGCGTCATCGAATCGGGGCGCCACAGCGTCACGTCACTGCTCATCGACGGCGACGAGGCGTTCGTGCGCGGCGAGTTCAACGGGGTGCTCAAGGACGGCAGCGACGCGCACCTCGAGTTCGCCGACTTCTTCCGCTTCGGCGTCGACGATCGCATCGCCTACCGCCAGACGTACTTCTACGCTCCGCTCGTCTGACGCCGGGGCACGCTTCGAAGGGGTGCTGACGTCACGTCGGCGGAGCATCGATTCCTCGACGTGCTGAACACCGCCCGTGCGGGCGCACTGCCTGAGAGCGGCGACCCCGCATCGCCGAGTTGCAGCTCCCGGGGCCGGCAAGAGCAGACGTGATCGTCAGACGCCGCGCAGGTCGAGCGTCAGCGTGCGGGGGCCGTCGCCGGTGATGACGAGGGGGATGCCCCAATCCTGTTGGTAAAGATGGCAGGCGGCGTGCTCGGGCACCTCGCCGGTGTCGGGGTCGCCGTCGCAGGCGGCTGCGCGGACGCTGACGTGCAGGATGGCCGAGCCGACGCTCTCGTCGATCGTCAGCGTGCGCGTGAGCCCCTGCTGCTTGCGCGCTCCGTCGCGTAGGAACGCCTCGGGAGAGCTGCTCACCTGCAGCATCGTCGGGTCGCCGTAACGGTGGTCGAGTTTCTGCCCCGCCGGCGGCGTGAACGTGACGACGAGTTCCACTGCGCCCGAGGCGATCTCGCTCGGCGGGCGCTGCGTCTGCTGCGCATCGCCCTCGATGCGTTGCGCTTCGGCGGTCAGCGCCACCGGCGTCAGACGATGGGCGTTCGACTCGACGACGAGCAGGTGTGCATCAGCGTCCACCTCCCCCGGGACGACGATGACGTCGCTCGGTTCGGCCAGGCCCGTGGCGAGCGTCGTCACCTCGCCGCTCGACGGGTCGAAGCGCCGAATCGCGCCGTTGTACGTGTCGGCGACGGCGACGGATCCGTCGGGTAGTTCCGTGACACCGAGGGGATGCTGCAGCAGCGCCGCGTCAGCCGCGCCGTCGACGTGGCCGAAGTCGAACAACCCTTGCCCGACGTGGGTGGTCACCTCGAAACCCTCGTCGCTCACGCTGAGGCTGCGCAAGGCACTCGTCTCGGAGTCGGCGACCCAGACGTGTGAGCCGTCCGCGCTCGTCGCGAGACCGCTGGGCTGCGCGAACCAGGCGTCGTGGGCGGCGCCGTCGCGGATCCCCTCGTTGCTCGTGCCTGCGAGCACGGCGACGGTGTTGAGCTCGGGGCTCTCGCCCAGATGCAGCGCCCACAGCTGGTGCGTGCCCGCCATCGCGATGATGACGCGGTCGTGCCACCACGCGAGATCCCACGGCGTCGACAGCGCCTGACGCAGCGCCGGGCCGCCGCCGTCACGTTCGCGCAGCTGCTCGCCTGTGCCCGCGACGGTGCGAATCCGCCCGTCACTCAACCGAATCGCCTTGATCTCGTGGTTGACGCTGTCCGCGACGAGCAGGTCGTCGCCGGTGCGTGCGCGAGCCTCTTCGGGAAGGAGCAACAGCCCCTGTGGTTCGTTGAACACCCCCGGGCCGCCGTAGCGCGCGAGCTCCGTCTCGCCGTCCTCGGCGAGGTGCACGACCTGGTGGTGCGCGGTGTCGCTGACGAAGAAACCCCCGCTCGTCAGGTGCTCCCCGGCACCCGCGGAAGAGGCGGCGTCGTCCGCGCTCTGACGGCCCGTGGGCTGCGCCTGCACCGGGCGCGCCGGCGCGGTGATGACCTTTCCCGGGAAACGCAGCAACGTCTCGGGGGCAGGCGGCGCGACGTACGGACCGTCACCGCGACGCAGCGTCCCCTTGGTCGTGTGCTCGGCGATGAGGTCGTCGATGAGCACGCTCAATCCGTGCGCGTGTCCTTCACCGGACATCGACGCGACGATGTAGCCCTCCGGGTCGAGGACGACGAGCGTCGGCCACGCGCGCGCCGCGTACGCCTGCCACGTCGTGAGGTCGGGGTCGTCGAGGACGGGGTGGTGCACCGCGTACCGCTCGACGGCGGCTTCGAGGGCATCGCGATCGGCCTCGTGCTCGAACTTCGGCGAGTGCACGCCGATGAGGACGAGCTGGTCGCCGTATTTCTCTTCGAGCGGGCGCAATTCATCGAGCACGTGGAGACAGTTGATGCAGCAGAACGTCCAGAAGTCGAGGACGACGACCTTGCCGCGCAGGCTCGTCAGCGTGATGTCGGCGCCGCCGGTGTTGAGCCAGCCCCGCCCCGTCAGTTCCGGCGCCCGAAGTTTCATGACCGCTACCCTACGCGCCCGATCTTGCGTCACGAACGCATGCAATACCGCGCGTTCACGACGCAAGATCAGCGGCTGCACCGGCCAAGGCTGACTCACGTCGCCGAGCACGTCGCCGATCAACACCTGACGCTTGAGCTTGGGCAGCAGCCGCAGGGCGTGCATCATCGCCTCGGGCCGCGCCATTCGTCGTTGCGCCACCATGCTGAGGACGGTCGCCGCCGCACGATCACTGCGCAGCCATGACGCCAACCGCGCAGGCCTGCCAGCATCACCGCCTCTCGCCGTCAGCCCAGGCGGAATTGCCGGCGTTGAGCACGGCGGCCAAGATGGGTGATCGTTCGTCTCACCACCCAGCTGTGAGCACGTGCACCGCCTGTGTCCCGAGCATGCGGAATCGCCCCGCGACCACGTGCGTCCGGATCTGATGACGCGTGATGCCCAGCTGACGCAGTTGCCCCCCGCGAGACCACCCCGAACGTCGCGGACGCCAGTTCACAGGCGTGGGCGTCGGCGTGGGTCGTCTGCGCTGAAGTCACCCTCCGAGGGTGCCCGGATCGGGGTGGCGCGCGCTGAGGCCCTGTGGGCAGCCGGATGTTGTGTCATGAACGCACGGTGTGGCGCGCGTTCATGACGCAACATCCGGGGCGGCGGTCAGAGGCGACGGTCGCTCAGGACGGGGAAGGCCTCGCGGGTCGCGGCGACGTCGTCGAGGTCGATGTCGAGGGTGATGGTGCGTTCGCCGCGCCCGGCTTCGGCGAGCACCTCACCGGTCGGCGAGACGATGGCCGAGTTGCCGCCCATCTCCGTACCGGCGTGCGTGCCGGCGGTGTTGCAGGCGATGACGAACACCTGGTTCTCGATGGCGCGAGCCTGCAGCAGCGTGCGCCACGCCGCGATGCGCGCAGCCGGCCAAGCGGCAGGGATGACGAACACCTGGGCGCCCGCGTCGACCTGCTTGCGGTACAACTCGGGAAAACGCAGGTCGTAGCACGTCGACAGACCAACCTTGACGTGGCCGTCGGGCGCAGCCGCACCACCCCTCGCATCGTCGGCGACACTCGCGGCGGGGGCATCGTCCACCTCGCTGGAGGTGCTCATGTCGCCGTCGAGGTTGACCCCCGCCAGTTCGGCGCCCATCGCCCATTCGCTCTGTGACGCCTCGACGCAGGCCTCGGGGTTCGCCGGGTCGCAGACGGCGCCGTCGTCGGCTGCGACTTCGGCGGCCATGGCGCCACCGGCCCTGTCACCCAGCGCCAGGTCGAGGACGATGACCTCCTCGCCGGCTTCTAGCAGTTTGGGTTCGCCGTTGCCGAAGCCAAATCGGTGGATCTTGCGGTAGGTGCCGACGAGGTCGCCGTCACGGTCGAACATCAGCGAGGTGTTCCACAGCCCGCGCCCCTCGGGGCCCTTCTCGCCGGGCTTCTCGATGATCGAGCCGGCGTGAACGAATGCGCCGACGTTCGCCGCGGCCTCTGACAACGCCCGCGCGACGGTCCCTTCGACGCTCTGCGCCTTCTCGTTCCACGCCGGGTAGTCGAAACCTCCGGCGCTCCACAGTTCCGGCAGCACGACGAGGTCGGCGCCCTTCTGCGACTCGACGAGCGACGCGACGCGTTCGATGCGCGCCCCCATCGGCTCCGAATCGGTGTAGGCAAGCTGGATGAC
This region of Dermacoccus nishinomiyaensis genomic DNA includes:
- a CDS encoding MFS transporter: MTEASLPNASVAPATGTSVAARLDRLPITRKHLLATGVIGLGLFFDAYENFLASTIAAVLKEDFALKGDVLKWVLASAFIGQFIGALFMGRLADRIGRRKAFMVNLALYSAFSLAGAFSPNAAWLVITRFFAGIGIGGEYALGDSYLSDILPKNKRGQFISWAYTISFLGVPTVGFLARWLVPMTPFGIDGWRWLFVFGAIGSIVVWAVRTGLPESPRWLEAQGRHDEADAITREFEDAARAEGHTLAEPDASLTPVASRQVSMASLFKAPYTKRTIMLWLLSALEVFGYYGFGTVAPLVLVAKGYSVTSSLLFVALSYLGYPLGSLLAVPIVERIERKYLVMATATLMAIFGLWFGFASSTAQIIAAGFLYSCASNLFSNAYHVYLADSYPTAIRGTAAGAAYSLSKLVTAFLPFILLPVLEDHGSTPVFVIVAVAMGLLVVTVGALGHRSTGRSADAV
- a CDS encoding nuclear transport factor 2 family protein gives rise to the protein MQRESRDAHIRRYYEVVDAGDVEGVLDIFTDDATYCRPGYEPMAGREALRAFYSGDRVIESGRHSVTSLLIDGDEAFVRGEFNGVLKDGSDAHLEFADFFRFGVDDRIAYRQTYFYAPLV
- a CDS encoding NHL domain-containing thioredoxin family protein, producing MKLRAPELTGRGWLNTGGADITLTSLRGKVVVLDFWTFCCINCLHVLDELRPLEEKYGDQLVLIGVHSPKFEHEADRDALEAAVERYAVHHPVLDDPDLTTWQAYAARAWPTLVVLDPEGYIVASMSGEGHAHGLSVLIDDLIAEHTTKGTLRRGDGPYVAPPAPETLLRFPGKVITAPARPVQAQPTGRQSADDAASSAGAGEHLTSGGFFVSDTAHHQVVHLAEDGETELARYGGPGVFNEPQGLLLLPEEARARTGDDLLVADSVNHEIKAIRLSDGRIRTVAGTGEQLRERDGGGPALRQALSTPWDLAWWHDRVIIAMAGTHQLWALHLGESPELNTVAVLAGTSNEGIRDGAAHDAWFAQPSGLATSADGSHVWVADSETSALRSLSVSDEGFEVTTHVGQGLFDFGHVDGAADAALLQHPLGVTELPDGSVAVADTYNGAIRRFDPSSGEVTTLATGLAEPSDVIVVPGEVDADAHLLVVESNAHRLTPVALTAEAQRIEGDAQQTQRPPSEIASGAVELVVTFTPPAGQKLDHRYGDPTMLQVSSSPEAFLRDGARKQQGLTRTLTIDESVGSAILHVSVRAAACDGDPDTGEVPEHAACHLYQQDWGIPLVITGDGPRTLTLDLRGV
- a CDS encoding nitrilase-related carbon-nitrogen hydrolase encodes the protein MRVAVIQLAYTDSEPMGARIERVASLVESQKGADLVVLPELWSAGGFDYPAWNEKAQSVEGTVARALSEAAANVGAFVHAGSIIEKPGEKGPEGRGLWNTSLMFDRDGDLVGTYRKIHRFGFGNGEPKLLEAGEEVIVLDLALGDRAGGAMAAEVAADDGAVCDPANPEACVEASQSEWAMGAELAGVNLDGDMSTSSEVDDAPAASVADDARGGAAAPDGHVKVGLSTCYDLRFPELYRKQVDAGAQVFVIPAAWPAARIAAWRTLLQARAIENQVFVIACNTAGTHAGTEMGGNSAIVSPTGEVLAEAGRGERTITLDIDLDDVAATREAFPVLSDRRL